Proteins encoded by one window of Aspergillus chevalieri M1 DNA, chromosome 6, nearly complete sequence:
- a CDS encoding Rieske [2Fe-2S] domain protein (COG:S;~EggNog:ENOG410PJV9;~InterPro:IPR009078,IPR017941,IPR007402,IPR036922;~PFAM:PF00355,PF04305;~go_function: GO:0051537 - 2 iron, 2 sulfur cluster binding [Evidence IEA];~go_process: GO:0055114 - oxidation-reduction process [Evidence IEA]), producing the protein MSIKLGFLPDFTSARHVIHLSDGKRLVLFRLPSIEPTKSKTKAANETENGWSFYAMEAECPHAGGPMEDSQVDIEDSAYIVSCPWHAYDFNVETGESSVGIKACTYPVEVRGETIFLKYSEDGISLKQLEPVTEQVKFKKQRQTQETELSESLQKSLEISSSPVFLDDNATFCDWAVHILNTPHPEHKIELTVHLFSIFTEREKSSSPMEIGRGTITPPATPPRENLNTVKATEMPRSRGGGTLKSRITMLHALANIELWAIDLAIDICVRFSTFHAEETGKELPRAFFHDWLKVASDEAKHFSFLRTRLEEMGSYFGALPVHHGLWESATATAHDLRARICIIALVHEARGLDVNPMTIEKFRKAGDIDSVGALEVIHNDEITHVTTGHRWLTWICGQENTDPVEVFRSNVKMHFRSGLKGPFNTEARMQAGMDERYYGNYEKQPANVKVA; encoded by the coding sequence ATGTCAATCAAACTCGGGTTCCTCCCCGACTTCACAAGCGCACGACATGTGATCCATCTCTCCGACGGCAAGCGCCTGGTCCTCTTCCGCTTGCCATCAATCGAGCCTACAAAATCCAAGACCAAAGCAGCGAACGAGACTGAAAATGGCTGGTCGTTTTATGCCATGGAGGCGGAGTGTCCGCATGCCGGTGGTCCGATGGAGGATTCGCAGGTCGATATTGAGGATTCCGCGTACATCGTCTCGTGTCCGTGGCATGCGTACGATTTCAATGTAGAAACGGGCGAGTCAAGCGTTGGGATTAAGGCGTGTACTTATCCTGTTGAAGTCCGTGGAGAGACTATTTTCTTGAAGTACTCAGAGGATGGTATCAGTCTGAAACAGCTGGAGCCGGTGACGGAGCAGGTGAAGTTCAAGAAGCAAAGGCAAACCCAGGAGACCGAGCTCTCGGAGAGCCTTCAGAAGAGCCTTGAAATTTCCTCGAGCCCCGTGTTTCTGGATGATAATGCGACCTTTTGTGATTGGGCTGTTCATATTCTGAATACTCCTCACCCGGAGCATAAGATTGAGCTGACGGTCCATCTATTCTCAATCTTCACCGAACGGGAGAAGTCGTCTTCACCAATGGAAATTGGAAGAGGCACAATAACCCCTCCCGCTACACCACCACGCGAAAATCTGAACACCGTCAAGGCTACAGAGATGCCGCGTTCGAGGGGAGGTGGAACACTGAAAAGCCGGATTACCATGCTACACGCCCTAGCCAATATTGAACTATGGGCTATCGACCTTGCCATTGATATCTGCGTACGGTTCTCAACCTTCCATGCCGAAGAGACTGGAAAGGAACTGCCTCGCGCCTTCTTCCATGACTGGCTCAAGGTTGCAAGCGATGAAGCAAAACATTTTTCATTTTTGCGAACTAGACTCGAAGAAATGGGCTCCTACTTCGGTGCCCTTCCTGTTCACCATGGCCTCTGGGAATCGGCGACCGCAACCGCCCACGACCTCCGTGCCAGAATCTGTATCATCGCACTCGTCCATGAAGCCCGTGGTCTGGACGTCAACCCCATGACCATCGAGAAATTCCGCAAAGCAGGCGATATTGACAGCGTCGGAGCTCTTGAAGTGATCCACAACGATGAGATCACACACGTGACCACCGGCCATCGATGGTTGACGTGGATATGTGGGCAGGAAAACACCGATCCGGTTGAAGTCTTCCGTTCGAACGTCAAAATGCATTTCAGGAGTGGGCTAAAGGGCCCTTTCAATACCGAAGCGCGGATGCAGGCTGGTATGGACGAGCGGTATTATGGGAATTATGAAAAGCAGCCGGCCAATGTCAAGGTGGCTTAG
- a CDS encoding transcription initiation factor TFIID subunit 11 family protein (BUSCO:EOG09264VRO;~COG:K;~EggNog:ENOG410PNDM;~InterPro:IPR009072,IPR006809;~PFAM:PF04719;~go_component: GO:0005634 - nucleus [Evidence IEA];~go_function: GO:0046982 - protein heterodimerization activity [Evidence IEA];~go_process: GO:0006367 - transcription initiation from RNA polymerase II promoter [Evidence IEA]), with amino-acid sequence MSSPPPYTPPNPLKRSMTSISATSTNANATAHKRPRMHPLRQTSFPTTIDDPRSGAPFSAAASDAGSVTGSFTGSLDGAFSGAGSAMVPKGGKKRGRKSKAEKEREREREREEGISARGGEGRVGSVDVDGGSVRGGVTGNTGGGGGGGGGGGNTGAGGNEDAEEDEDFDDEGELLGREEGATDIEAEKKNLALLVDAFNPQQSERYDLFKRAKLRKETLRRIVNHALSQSVPASVVTTINGFTKVFAGEIIEKARTVQAQWAEAHDQAARAEFDEQQRLSNSAAAESDTTIKQEPGTQSQSQRVFVPPPNPHRGQLLPAHVREALRRYKRDGEGGGVGFSGLSMGNLGVRGSVTWSAGGVGGRRIFR; translated from the exons ATGTCCTCCCCACCTCCCTATACTCCCCCCAACCCTTTAAAACGCTCCATGACCTCCATCTCCGCCACCTCTACCAACGCAAATGCCACGGCCCACAAACGCCCACGCATGCACCCCCTCCGCCAAACCTCCTTCCCAACGACCATCGATGACCCGCGCAGCGGCGCACCCTTCAGCGCCGCGGCCAGCGACGCGGGGTCTGTGACAGGGAGTTTCACAGGGAGTCTTGATGGGGCTTTTTCCGGTGCTGGGAGTGCGATGGTGCCGAAGGgcgggaagaagaggggaaggAAGAGCAAGGCtgagaaggagagggagagggaacGCGAGCGGGAGGAGGGGATTAGCGCGAGGGGTGGTGAGGGGAGGGTTGGGAGTGTGGATGTTGATGGTGGTTCTGTGCGTGGTGGTGTGACGGGGAATACTgggggaggaggtggtggtggtggtggtggtgggaaCACTGGTGCTGGGGGGAATGAGGAtgcggaggaggatgaggattttgatgatgagggggagttgttggggagggaggagggggcgACGGATATTGaggctgagaagaagaatctTGC TTTACTAGTCGATGCATTTAACCCCCAACAATCCGAGCGATATGATCTGTTTAAACGAGCGAAGTTGCGGAAAGAAACACTACGACGGATCGTTAACCATGCGCTCTCGCAGTCCGTACCGGCCAGTGTGGTTACGACTATTAATGGATTTACAAAGGTGTTTGCGGGAGAAATCATCGAAAAAGCACGAACGGTACAAGCGCAATGGGCGGAAGCACACGATCAAGCTGCGCGCGCTGAGTTTGACGAGCAACAGAGACTGTCAAATTCAGCCGCGGCTGAAAGTGATACTACGATCAAACAAGAGCCAGGAACGCAATCCCAATCTCAACGCGTGTTCGTTCCACCTCCAAACCCGCACCGCGGACAGTTACTCCCGGCACATGTGAGAGAGGCGTTACGGCGGTATAAGCGCGATGGTgaaggtggtggtgttgggtTCTCGGGGTTGAGTATGGGGAATTTAGGGGTGAGAGGGTCGGTTACTTGGAGCGCTGGGGGTGTTGGTGGACGGAGGATATTCAGATAA
- a CDS encoding TATA-binding protein-associated factor TAF6 (BUSCO:EOG09260THV;~COG:K;~EggNog:ENOG410PI43;~InterPro:IPR004823,IPR011442,IPR009072,IPR037796;~PFAM:PF02969,PF07571;~go_component: GO:0000124 - SAGA complex [Evidence IEA];~go_component: GO:0005669 - transcription factor TFIID complex [Evidence IEA];~go_component: GO:0046695 - SLIK (SAGA-like) complex [Evidence IEA];~go_function: GO:0016251 - RNA polymerase II general transcription initiation factor activity [Evidence IEA];~go_function: GO:0046982 - protein heterodimerization activity [Evidence IEA];~go_process: GO:0006352 - DNA-templated transcription, initiation [Evidence IEA];~go_process: GO:0006367 - transcription initiation from RNA polymerase II promoter [Evidence IEA]): MSVWNPDNIRDVAESVGIVNLHNEVTENLARDVEYRIAQVLEEALKFMRHSKRTTMTTQDVAHALRVLDVEPLYGYESTRPLRFGEASLGPGQPLFYVEDEEVDFEKLINAPLPKVPREISFTAHWLAVEGVQPSIPQNPTAADSRNLELLSKGPNANSTLAAMSGTNVAVKPLVKHVLSKELQLYFEKVCSAFLDSSEEYRTSGYASLREDPGLHQLVPYFVQFIAEKVTHSLKDIFALTQVMHMTEALVQNKSLYVDPYVASLVPPILTCLIGRQLGGNADLAEQFALRDLAASLLGLIGKKYSHSSHALKPRLARSCLKTFLDPAKPFGAHYGAVIGLHSVGGPEAVRVLILPNLATYSNNLLRDGLADDNPRRPEADRVLGVLIAVLGTLKEGHLPQVNGHVPQVTEEVRERLTGKVGEIIAARIAEGGEVQLAQAILGA, encoded by the exons atgtcCGTCTGGAACCCCGACAACATCCGCGATGTCGCCGAATCCGTTGGCATCGTCAATCTGCACAACGAAGTGACCGAGAACCTCGCCCGCGACGTCGAATACCGCATCGCGCAAGTCCTCGAAGAAGCGCTCAAATTTATGCGCCACAGCAAGCGCACGACCATGACCACACAAGATGTTGCACATGCATTACGAGTGCTGGATGTGGAGCCGTTGTATGGGTATGAGTCGACGAGGCCGTTGCGGTTTGGGGAGGCGTCGTTGGGACCTGGGCAGCCGTTGTTTTAcgtcgaggatgaggaggtcGATTTTGAGAAGTTGATTAATGCACCGTTGCCAAAGGTGCCGAGGGAGATTTCTTTTACTG CACACTGGCTTGCCGTCGAAGGCGTCCAACCATCTATCCCCCAAAACCCTACCGCCGCCGACTCACGAAATCTTGAACTCCTCTCCAAGGGCCCGAATGCCAACTCGACGCTGGCCGCCATGAGCGGCACCAACGTCGCCGTCAAACCCTTGGTCAAGCACGTGCTGTCCAAGGAGCTACAGTTGTACTTTGAGAAGGTGTGCAGCGCGTTCCTGGACTCGAGCGAGGAGTACCGCACTAGCGGGTATGCGAGTCTGCGGGAGGATCCTGGGCTGCATCAGCTGGTGCCGTATTTTGTCCAGTTTATCGCCGAGAAGGTTacgcatagcttgaaggatATTTTTGCGTTGACGCAGGTTATGCATATGACCGAGGCGTTGGTGCAGAATAAGTCGCTCTATGTTGACCCATAC GTCGCATCCCTGGTCCCCCCGATCCTAACCTGCCTCATCGGCCGCCAACTAGGTGGCAACGCGGATTTAGCAGAACAATTCGCGCTGCGCGACCTCGCCGCCTCGTTGCTAGGCTTGATTGGCAAGAAATACTCCCACTCGTCGCATGCGCTCAAACCCCGTCTCGCCCGCTCATGCCTCAAGACCTTCCTCGACCCCGCCAAGCCCTTTGGCGCCCACTACGGCGCCGTCATTGGCCTACACTCCGTAGGCGGTCCCGAAGCCGTCCGCGTCTTGATCCTCCCGAACCTAGCGACGTACTCGAACAATTTACTCCGCGACGGCCTGGCCGATGATAACCCACGCCGACCAGAAGCCGATCGGGTTCTTGGGGTGCTAATAGCCGTGCTGGGGACGTTGAAGGAGGGCCATCTCCCACAGGTAAATGGCCATGTGCCACAGGTTACGGAGGAAGTCCGGGAGCGGCTTACAGGGAAAGTTGGGGAGATAATTGCGGCGAGAATTGCGGAGGGGGGTGAGGTTCAGCTGGCGCAGGCGATATTGGGGGCTTAG
- the SPE2 gene encoding adenosylmethionine decarboxylase SPE2 (BUSCO:EOG09263LNF;~COG:E;~EggNog:ENOG410PHE5;~InterPro:IPR001985,IPR018166,IPR016067;~PFAM:PF01536;~go_function: GO:0004014 - adenosylmethionine decarboxylase activity [Evidence IEA];~go_process: GO:0006597 - spermine biosynthetic process [Evidence IEA];~go_process: GO:0008295 - spermidine biosynthetic process [Evidence IEA]): protein MGYISIPKNYTASPSSFMGTPSLTINHEATQGLDSSNAFEGPEKLLEVWFAPSANQLGSAMPAGLKAVPEEIWKDMLDLVNCQVLSIVASDDVDAYLLSESSMFVWPHKLILKTCGTTTLLSGLPRILEIAAVFAGFSKAAASRGLGVAAAPYRVFYSRKNFLFPDRQRGPHRSWRDEVRTMDRLFLNGSAYMIGKMNGDHWYLYLTEPHTLLTPPGSPRLDENFPETETKVLNVPDVATVPSPADEHDETLEVLMTDLDEQNAKQFYLDHATSVAEKRYRNFDRETGSEHVDVFSNTSSDMSDIDSEGSQILPPELTTEGHALGTVVTESSGLSDVYPKEKFPDSRIDAYLFTPCGFSANGVIPSPDRKTGTHYFTVHVTPEPHCSYASFETNVPHSQNGQTTADIIQQVVDIFQPGRFSVTLFEAKPTSVFEGDADTPKDVKYIERHAARRTPKTEQVVGYRRVDRIVHDLEGYDLVFRYYERNDWKGGAPRLGEEGF, encoded by the exons ATGGGTTACATTAGTATTCCCAAGAATTACACGGCTTCACCGTCGTCATTTATGGGCACGCCATCATTGACGATCAACCATGAGGCGACTCAGGGTCTTGACTCGTCTAATGCTTTTGAGG GACCTGAGAAACTTCTCGAGGTGTGGTTCGCCCCCTCTGCCAATCAGTTGGGTTCTGCGATGCCTGCTGGCTTGAAGGCCGTGCCGGAGGAGATCTGGAAGGACATGTTAGATCTGGTCAACTGCCAAGTTTTGTCCATTGTCGCGTCCGATGATGTCGATGCCTACTTGTTGTCCGAGTCCAGCATGTTTGTCTGGCCACACAAGTTGATCCTCAAGACGTGTGGCACCACCACGCTGTTGTCGGGTCTGCCGCGCATTCTGGAAATCGCCGCTGTCTTTGCCGGTTTCTCCAAGGCCGCTGCGTCACGTGGACTGGGTGTCGCTGCGGCTCCGTACCGTGTGTTCTACAGTCGCAAGAACTTCCTCTTCCCTGACCGTCAGCGCGGCCCGCACCGCAGCTGGAGAGACGAGGTTCGCACCATGGACAGACTGTTCTTGAACGGTAGCGCGTACATGATTGGCAAGATGAACGGTGACCACTGGTACTTGTACCTGACGGAGCCGCACACCTTGCTCACGCCGCCTGGCAGTCCCAGGTTGGACGAGAACTTCCCGGAAACTGAGACCAAGGTGCTCAACGTCCCTGACGTGGCTACCGTTCCCAGTCCAGCTGACGAGCACGATGAGACGCTCGAGGTTCTTATGACCGATCTGGACGAGCAGAACGCCAAGCAGTTCTACCTCGACCACGCGACCTCCGTGGCAGAGAAGCGCTACCGCAATTTTGATCGCGAGACCGGCAGCGAACACGTCGATGTCTTCAGCAACACGTCCTCGGACATGAGCGACATCGACTCTGAGGGTAGTCAAATTCTGCCACCCGAGCTGACGACTGAAGGCCACGCCCTCGGCACCGTGGTCACCGAGTCCTCGGGCCTGTCAGACGTGTACCCGAAGGAGAAATTCCCCGACTCGCGCATCGACGCGTACCTCTTCACGCCATGTGGATTCTCCGCGAATGGCGTGATTCCGTCCCCCGATCGCAAGACAGGCACGCACTACTTCACCGTGCACGTCACGCCCGAGCCACACTGCTCCTACGCGTCCTTCGAAACTAACGTCCCGCACTCGCAGAACGGCCAAACAACCGCCGACATCATCCAGCAGGTTGTCGACATATTCCAACCAGGCCGCTTCAGCGTGACTCTCTTCGAAGCCAAGCCTACGAGCGTTTTCGAGGGCGACGCCGACACTCCCAAAGACGTGAAATACATCGAGCGGCACGCCGCGCGGCGCACGCCCAAGACGGAGCAGGTCGTGGGATACAGACGGGTGGACCGCATCGTCCATGATCTGGAGGGGTATGATTTGGTTTTCCGATACTACGAACGCAACGACTGGAAAGGGGGGGCCCCGCGACTTGGAGAGGAGGGGTTCTGA
- a CDS encoding acyltransferase family protein (COG:S;~EggNog:ENOG410PMG8;~InterPro:IPR002656;~PFAM:PF01757;~TransMembrane:8 (i40-58o85-103i133-150o202-224i279-298o326-344i365-387o407-433i);~go_function: GO:0016747 - transferase activity, transferring acyl groups other than amino-acyl groups [Evidence IEA]) — translation MFERTHLYSRLVENLPPLPWQSGDPNVKGDPRKSVKWIDGLRGIASFLVVLTHLARAWDYDLFSPRDTEDSPPRILQRPILRIPWQGRIGVTIFAFLTGYVCALKPLKQSRNADTLGSFTSIAKSAFRRPPRLILPATIAMFISWTLAQFDGYLTALRSDCWWCRYAAPKVKETLWEEVVELGRNFLSVWTDGFMAYDDHQWALLPLLLASMLVYVLLVATMFVKFRWRLAIYLGMFLYFHQSQVENVETFQMQAIYGMFLSDLAYESSFKTFMETHTWLRKVISIPLTIAGLLIASYPGEHPDWSTWSNYMYETAPYIFPPDVNIGKRYTALGVDLIIFAIYISPSTKDFLSNRLLLWLGKQSFAVYLVHGTLLRTVLCWMLYGITAQPWDPIFDENGEFAVEPWIPIRGPVVVGISIPVWIGIVYVCASLWTRYVDTFCARITQRLEGWMFVEDEKSGREEAPALPLTTVPMRTT, via the exons ATGTTTGAACGTACCCATTTATACTCCCGGCTGGTTGAGAACCTCCCACCGCTGCCCTGGCAGTCCGGTGACCCCAATGTCAAAGGGGATCCCCGGAAGAGTGTCAAATGGATCGAT GGCCTCCGCGGCATCGCCTCCTTCCTTGTCGTCCTTACCCACCTCGCCCGCGCCTGGGATTACGACCTCTTCTCCCCCCGCGACACCGAAGACTCCCCACCACGAATCCTACAACGGCCCATCCTCCGCATCCCGTGGCAAGGCCGCATAGGAGTGACGATTTTTGCGTTTCTCACAGGTTACGTCTGCGCGCTCAAACCCCTCAAACAATCCCGTAACGCCGACACACTCGGCAGTTTCACCTCCATTGCCAAAAGTGCCTTCCGGCGCCCTCCACGGCTGATCCTCCCCGCGACAATCGCAATGTTTATATCTTGGACGCTCGCGCAGTTCGATGGGTATCTTACCGCGCTGCGGTCTGATTGCTGGTGGTGTCGGTATGCGGCGCCGAAGGTGAAGGAAACGCTTTGGGAGGAGGTGGTTGAGCTGGGGAGGAACTTTTTGAGTGTGTGGACGGATGGGTTTATGGCGTATGATGATCATCAGTGGGCGTTGTTGCCGTTGTTGTTGGCGTCGATGTTGGTTTATGTGTTgctggttgcgactatgttTGTTAAGTTTCGGTGGCGGTTGGCGATTTATTTGGGGATGTTCTTGTATTTTCATCAAAGTCAGGTGGAGAATGTTG AGACGTTCCAAATGCAAGCAATCTATGGCATGTTCCTCAGCGACCTCGCCTACGAGTCCTCTTTCAAAACCTTTATGGAAACACACACCTGGCTCCGCAAAGTAATCTCTATCCCCCTCACCATAGCCGGCCTCCTAATAGCAAGCTACCCCGGCGAACACCCCGACTGGTCCACCTGGTCCAACTACATGTACGAAACAGCCCCCTACATTTTCCCCCCAGACGTCAACATCGGCAAACGCTACACAGCTCTGGGCGTCGACCTTATCATTTTCGCCATTTACATCTCCCCCTCCACAAAAGACTTCCTTTCAAACCGCCTCCTGCTGTGGCTCGGGAAGCAGTCTTTCGCGGTGTATCTTGTGCACGGGACGTTATTACGGACAGTGCTTTGCTGGATGCTGTATGGGATTACAGCGCAGCCGTGGGATCCAATTTTTGATGAGAACGGGGAGTTTGCGGTTGAACCGTGGATTCCGATTCGGGGGCCTGTCGTTGTTGGGATAAGTATTCCGGTTTGGATTGGGATTGTGTATGTTTGTGCTTCGCTTTGGACGAGGTATGTGGATACATTTTGTGCGAGGATTACGCAGAGGTTGGAGGGGTGGATGTTTGTCGAGGATGAGAAGAGTGGTAGGGAAGAGGCGCCGGCATTGCCGTTGACGACGGTGCCGATGCGGACTACTTGA
- a CDS encoding MFS transporter (COG:G;~EggNog:ENOG410PFTW;~InterPro:IPR020846,IPR011701,IPR036259;~PFAM:PF07690;~TransMembrane:12 (i73-93o113-130i142-160o166-187i199-221o233-258i307-331o343-363i384-405o411-432i444-467o479-499i);~go_function: GO:0022857 - transmembrane transporter activity [Evidence IEA];~go_process: GO:0055085 - transmembrane transport [Evidence IEA]) gives MGTGLATTDLESVQVDQPRTIPFWRQVLDQGAITQDVLDYTYPGSGTAEDPFVVSWIPNDPRNPMLMPTMRKVGITIVVSTAALAVAVASSAYTGAINQVKEDLNIGTEVATLGLSLFVIGFALGPLFWAPLSEFIGRQTPFIFSLGLMTAFLAGCAGAENIQTLAILRFLGGCAGSAPFTNSGGVISDMFQAEQRGLALSLFAAAPFMGPVIGPIVGGFLGMNAGWKWVEGLLAAFSGVLWITMTLLVPETYAPVLLRQRAKRLSTMTGKVYRTKLDIEQEGGVSLKRMFAKALLRPWVLLFREPIVLLLSVYIAIIYGALFMMFAAFPIVYQQGRGWNQGIGGLAFLGIMVGMIFATLYSIPDNKRYLKVAKAYGGFAPPESRLPPVMLAAVCIPIGLFWFAWTNYPSIHWMASIAGCVPFGFGVVLIYLGVLSYLIDSYTVFAASALAANAVARSMFGGIFPLFTTYMYEGLGIHWASSIPAFLTLACMPFPFIFYKYGEKIRRRCKYAAESQMFVQQLHAAARDQK, from the coding sequence ATGGGAACAGGCCTGGCGACAACCGACTTGGAAAGCGTTCAAGTTGACCAGCCGCGAACTATACCTTTCTGGCGCCAGGTACTCGATCAAGGTGCCATTACACAGGATGTGCTGGATTACACTTATCCCGGGTCAGGGACGGCGGAGGATCCGTTCGTGGTGTCTTGGATCCCTAATGATCCCAGGAACCCGATGTTAATGCCAACGATGAGAAAGGTAGGTATCACGATAGTGGTGTCGACGGCAGCACTAGCGGTTGCAGTAGCGTCGTCTGCATATACAGGCGCTATCAACCAGGTGAAGGAAGATCTCAATATCGGAACCGAAGTCGCAACGCTTGGCCTGTCGCTTTTCGTTATCGGATTTGCCCTAGGGCCCTTATTCTGGGCTCCGCTGAGTGAGTTTATCGGTCGCCAAACGCCATTTATCTTCTCACTGGGTCTTATGACGGCTTTCCTTGCTGGTTGCGCTGGGGCTGAGAATATCCAGACCCTTGCTATCCTGCGATTCCTGGGCGGCTGTGCCGGGTCCGCACCCTTCACCAACTCTGGAGGTGTCATCAGTGACATGTTCCAAGCGGAACAACGAGGTTTGGCGCTAAGTCTGTTCGCAGCCGCACCCTTCATGGGACCCGTTATCGGCCCCATCGTCGGCGGCTTCCTAGGCATGAACGCCGGCTGGAAATGGGTAGAAGGCCTCCTCGCCGCGTTCTCCGGCGTCCTTTGGATAACCATGACCCTGCTCGTCCCAGAAACCTACGCCCCAGTGCTCCTCCGCCAACGTGCAAAACGCCTCTCAACAATGACCGGCAAAGTCTACCGCACCAAACTCGACATCGAGCAAGAAGGCGGCGTCTCCTTAAAGCGCATGTTCGCAAAAGCCCTCCTTAGACCCTGGGTCCTTTTGTTCCGCGAACCAatcgtcctcctcctctccgtcTACATCGCCATCATCTACGGCGCCCTCTTCATGATGTTCGCCGCCTTCCCCATCGTCTACCAGCAAGGCCGCGGCTGGAACCAGGGTATCGGCGGCCTCGCCTTCCTAGGTATTATGGTAGGCATGATATTCGCAACGCTCTACTCCATCCCAGATAACAAGCGCTACCTTAAAGTAGCCAAAGCCTACGGCGGCTTCGCACCGCCCGAGTCCCGCCTCCCGCCAGTAATGCTAGCTGCAGTCTGCATCCCCATCGGCCTCTTCTGGTTCGCGTGGACAAATTACCCCTCCATCCACTGGATGGCCAGCATCGCCGGCTGCGTGCCGTTTGGATTCGGTGTCGTTCTTATCTATCTGGGTGTGCTGAGCTACCTGATCGACTCATACACTGTCTTCGCGGCGTCGGCGCTCGCCGCAAACGCCGTGGCACGGTCTATGTTCGGTGGTATTTTCCCGCTGTTCACGACGTATATGTACGAGGGGCTGGGGATTCACTGGGCGTCGTCGATTCCGGCGTTTCTCACGCTGGCGTGTATGCCGTTTCCGTTCATATTTTATAAGTATGGGGAGAAGATTCGGAGGAGGTGTAAGTATGCGGCGGAGTCGCAGATGTTTGTGCAGCAGTTGCATGCTGCTGCTAGGGATCAGAAGTAG